GAACACGCGTTAACTCCAACAGAAAACAAAATCCCGGAAATCCCAGACGACGCAAGGGTGATCGATCTGACGGTCAAAAGAGAAGGTAAATATCTTAGATTGAATTGGACCCCTTACGAAAAGGCGATCCCAAACGCAACCGTCTATACAGTTTATCGTTCTACAGAACCTATGTCTTCCTTATCCTTGATGAGAAAGGCAGAAAAACTCACTGAACTCAGTCATCCCGAATCCACTTTCTTGGATCAAGATTTGAATAAATCTCAGACGATTTACTACGGGGTCAGCGTTCGTTCCGGCGCCAAAGAAGTTTTACCTCTGATCAACGGACAATCTTTTACCCGATATTTTTACATAGGAAACCCCAATAAAAGCGGCTCTGAAAATATTACAAATCCAGAATATTCAGAAGACGAAATGCGCGTAAAAGATCTCACCGCCGAAGTAGAAGATCTAAACGTAAAACTTTCTTGGAAGGCTCCTGAAAAAGCGGACACAAATACGGTTTATACGATCTATCAAGCGTTAAAACCTCTAAGCGGCGGAACCGCTACGTTTTTAGGTGGAAACGTACGGAAATTGGGAGAAGTCAATCACCCAGATACCGAAGCGCAGATCCGAATGAAATCCTTGGATGCGAAAGTTTATTTTGGAGTCACTGTAAAACATAAGGATAAAGAAGGATTCAACCTTGTAGAAAATGAATCTTTTATAGCAATTTCTCCAAACAAGAAGTCCGAAAATTCAGAAGAAAGTACGGAAGAAAAAACTCAGGAAGAGACAGAAACACCTTCTTCGGATCAAGAACAGGAACAAGAAAAAAGCGAAGAGACCCCTAAAGATACAAAACAAGAAGAAGAATTTTCCGGAAATAACGATGAACTGGATAAAATTCTGAAAGAAACCTATTGGAAAAAAGAATATTCCCGCACGATCCGAGATCTGAAACCATATGCAAAAAATGGAAATTCAGTGTACATGAGAGGAAAAGCAAAATTTTTCACTGGACTCTCCTACTATAAAAAAGGGAATTACAAAGAAGCACTTAAGTATTTTATCAATAAAGATAGTAAATTTTACAATACGGAACGCTCTGAGTTTTGGTCGAAGCGTTGTCTGTCTCGGATCTCCGGAGGAAATCCATGAACCGCTCTATCATCTTAATTACAGGATTTTTATTTATCTGCGCCGGGCTTTTAACCGCGGTATATCAAACTACGATTCAGGACGAAGATTCCAAACGAAAAAACATTCTGGAAAAAATCAAAGAAGGCGAGGAATACTTAAAACAGACCAATTCAAAAGCTGCAGAAAAAGCCGTGGATATATTTTCCGAACTTTCCGCGAGAGAAATCCCAGAAGAACATTCTTTCCGTGTTAAGTACGATATGGGAAGAGCACTTGAAAGAAACCAAGACAGCCTTTTGGCTCTCGGGATCTATAGAGAATTAAATCAAAAAGAAGGTCTTTCCAGAGACGAACGCTCAAGAGTTGCGTATTCTATGGGAAATCTTCTTTTACAACTCAATCGAGACGAAGAAGGAAAAGGTCATTTAGAAGAAGTTCTTAGAATTTCAGCAGATTCTAAACTTCGTTCGAACGCGTTATCTGCCATAGCTGACTATTACATGAAAAAGGGAAATTACGACCTTTCCCGTAAAAATTACGTCCTCGCCCTTCAAGAAGATCCTGAAAACGTAAAGGCCAGGGTTCGTTGGGGAAAATCTTTACGCAGAATGGGTAAGGATTGGTCCGCCTACGACGTTTATGACGATTACGCTCAAGCCGGATTCTATTTTGACCCCGAAAAAGAAAAAGTAAGTTCCGAGTTTAGAAGTGGTATCTTAGAGAAAGCAAGACAACTCTACGTTCGCAAACAATACTACGGTGCTATTGATACTTTTAAAAAAGCTCTTGATATGGGCGTCAGTTCGAAAGCGGAAGAACAAGCTTTGTTTTATATCGCAGAAAGTTACGAAGCGATCGGTAAATCCGATTCCGCTCTTCAATACCTAAATCGAGTTTTAGGAAATCAAGACGGTTCTTTAGACCAAACGGCTCTTTTTCGTAAAGGTACGATCTACTTCAAAAGTGGTAAGTATGAAAAGGCCGCAGCCTTATTTCAAGAGGCCACAGATAAATATCCGGATTCTCCCGTTGGCAGAAAGGCAAGCGCTTGGAAAAAAGAATCCTTAGATCAAGTGGAAGATAATCTTCATTACAAACAAGAAGATAAGGAAAAAAGCAAAGAGGATCTGGAAACAGAAAGATTAGATTGAGATCCGTTTGCCAATAATTTTCCGAAGTTTTTAGAATTCGCCCCAAAACCAAATCGTATCGTATCGTCTAAATAGATCCAAGAATTTATTTAGACAATATAAAGTAACGTGAGTTAATTCTGCGTAAGATGAGTCCCTACAGATTTTGTCTCATTACAAATTTTTAAACATTCATTTTTTGTAATTTGAGCTGCCGAGTTTCCTACATTTTTTATAAAACAAATTTCTTATATAGAATTCACATTAAAGTAAATTCAAATTTATGTATTTTTAATGATCCCGTTTTGTACATAAAGCAAACACTTTTCAGGTTTCAACATTATACCGTATGCATAGTTTGTTCCAAACACAATTTGATTGATATTTTTTCCGGTAATTGTAACTGATTCGATCTGGCAATCGGAAATATAACAATTCTCTATATAACAATCTTGGATAGATATGGTCTTAAGATTACAAAAAAGGAATTTAGTATTTTTAAGATTACATTTTTCTAAACTAATATTTATAAAACAATTTTTAAATTCCACACTTTCTAAATCATAGTTCCTAAGTGTAAAATTAAAATCCTCAACAGATACGTTCGTAAATTTCTTTTTCCCTTTTTTAATAAGCTGAATAAATTCTTGAACGGAAAGATCATGAATCACTTTTTACAGACCTAATAATATAAACTTAGTTTACTGATTTCTATAAAATCAAGAACCGTTAATTTTTACCATAAGATAACGTGAGTTCGATGTAAGAAAACCATAATCTGAAAAAGTTGGAATCTAAGTAATACCAATATAAAATTCAAAGATTCTCAAATTAAACTTTTACATAAAGCCGCCATTCAAAACCGAATCTCCTAATATAAATTCAGTTTTGAATCTAAAGACGATATATCGTATAATGTTTTCTATATACAATAGAGTTGTTGAAAATTCCATAGTGAAGATTCGTAAAATTGCTTCAATTGTCCATTTCAATCCAATACAAACAGATCAAGAATTAATTTTTCAACAACTCTAATTTATTGACCAGAGCTAAAGAGCCCAGTCCGGCGACACCCTGGTTTTATTAAACTAACTTACGTTAGGTCACTTCGCTTTTGATAAATTCCTCATCTTTGAGTTCAATGTCGATTCCTAAAACGTCATAGATCGCGGAAGGAATATCCACGATCGAACGAATCTTTTGTTCCATCTTAGAAGTATATTTTCCATAAAGAACCGTAGGAACCTGATTGAGAGTGTGAACGTCCACGCTCAAATTTTCCAAATTTCCGTGATCGGAAGTAACGATCAGTTGATCTTCTTCAGGATTCAATTCTTCTAATATTCCCGTCAAAAAAGATTCCAACTCGCCTATATATTTTTCAGCCGCTTCCCAATTCATCTTATGACCAATTTTGTCCGTTAGAAAAAACTCATAGATACAAAGAGTGTAATCATCCTCTTTACAATTCCGAATAATGGACTTTCCGGTTTGATACGGATCTCGAATTTGAAACAATTCGTCAGATTCATCCAAATAACCTCTGGAAAATTCTTTCAGATATTCGTGGGTAATGTCCATATAAAGTCCCCTTCCCCGACGAAGATCGTCCATTCCTTTGAGAGGTTTATCACTCGCCATCTGAATCAAAGTAGAAGCAGAAACGTGACGAGGATTTTTTTTAACGTATTCCGTAAACGCAGGAGTATAACAATTTAAAAGATCTGCTTTAAAACCGCGTTCTTCTAAAACCCGAACGATCGAATATTTACTGATAATCTTTTTGAGAGTGAACGTAGGAAACCCGCTCAAATGTCTTTGAAGCACCTTACAAGCGTTA
The nucleotide sequence above comes from Leptospira kirschneri serovar Cynopteri str. 3522 CT. Encoded proteins:
- a CDS encoding tetratricopeptide repeat protein, which gives rise to MNRSIILITGFLFICAGLLTAVYQTTIQDEDSKRKNILEKIKEGEEYLKQTNSKAAEKAVDIFSELSAREIPEEHSFRVKYDMGRALERNQDSLLALGIYRELNQKEGLSRDERSRVAYSMGNLLLQLNRDEEGKGHLEEVLRISADSKLRSNALSAIADYYMKKGNYDLSRKNYVLALQEDPENVKARVRWGKSLRRMGKDWSAYDVYDDYAQAGFYFDPEKEKVSSEFRSGILEKARQLYVRKQYYGAIDTFKKALDMGVSSKAEEQALFYIAESYEAIGKSDSALQYLNRVLGNQDGSLDQTALFRKGTIYFKSGKYEKAAALFQEATDKYPDSPVGRKASAWKKESLDQVEDNLHYKQEDKEKSKEDLETERLD
- a CDS encoding pentapeptide repeat-containing protein is translated as MIHDLSVQEFIQLIKKGKKKFTNVSVEDFNFTLRNYDLESVEFKNCFINISLEKCNLKNTKFLFCNLKTISIQDCYIENCYISDCQIESVTITGKNINQIVFGTNYAYGIMLKPEKCLLYVQNGIIKNT
- a CDS encoding metalloenzyme domain protein, whose product is MIFYMFIDGIGFGPDDPETNPFSRYAKSFFLPLAGKSIPQNAPLSLKNTVFLKTDASMGIKGLPQSATGQTSLWTGINACKVLQRHLSGFPTFTLKKIISKYSIVRVLEERGFKADLLNCYTPAFTEYVKKNPRHVSASTLIQMASDKPLKGMDDLRRGRGLYMDITHEYLKEFSRGYLDESDELFQIRDPYQTGKSIIRNCKEDDYTLCIYEFFLTDKIGHKMNWEAAEKYIGELESFLTGILEELNPEEDQLIVTSDHGNLENLSVDVHTLNQVPTVLYGKYTSKMEQKIRSIVDIPSAIYDVLGIDIELKDEEFIKSEVT